A genomic window from Pseudocitrobacter corydidari includes:
- a CDS encoding MFS transporter, with translation MNSSTNAAKRWWYIMPIVFITYSLAYLDRANFSFASAAGINEDLGITKGISSLLGALFFLGYFFFQIPGAMYAERRSVRKLIFVCLILWGACASLTGIVHNIPMLAAIRFILGVVEAAVMPAMLIYISNWFTKSERSRANTFLILGNPVTVLWMSVVSGYLIQALGWREMFIIEGFPAIIWAFCWWVLVKDKPAQVGWLSESEKAALQAELDKEQQGIKAVRNYGEAFRSRNVILLCMQYFAWSIGVYGFVLWLPSIIRSGGANLGMVEVGWLSSVPYLAATAAMILVSWASDKMQNRKLFVWPLLLIAGFAFIGSWAVGANHFWISYTLLVIAGAAMYAPYGPFFAIIPEMLPRNVAGGAMALINSMGALGSFFGSWFVGYLNGATGSPSASYIFMGVALFASVWLTLIVKPAKNQQLPVGARHA, from the coding sequence GAAGATTTAGGCATCACCAAAGGGATCTCCTCCCTGCTGGGCGCCCTCTTCTTCCTCGGCTACTTCTTCTTCCAGATCCCCGGTGCGATGTATGCGGAACGCCGCAGCGTGCGCAAACTGATTTTCGTCTGCCTGATCCTGTGGGGGGCCTGCGCCTCGCTCACCGGGATTGTGCATAATATTCCGATGCTTGCCGCCATTCGCTTTATTCTCGGCGTGGTGGAGGCGGCAGTCATGCCAGCAATGCTGATTTACATCAGCAACTGGTTTACCAAATCCGAACGTTCGCGCGCCAATACCTTCCTGATCCTCGGTAACCCGGTGACGGTATTGTGGATGTCCGTGGTTTCCGGCTACCTGATTCAGGCGCTCGGCTGGCGTGAAATGTTCATTATTGAAGGCTTCCCGGCCATCATCTGGGCGTTCTGCTGGTGGGTGCTGGTAAAAGATAAACCGGCGCAGGTGGGCTGGTTGTCTGAATCTGAAAAAGCGGCGTTGCAGGCCGAGCTCGATAAAGAGCAGCAGGGCATTAAAGCCGTGCGTAACTACGGGGAAGCGTTCCGCTCCCGCAACGTGATTCTGCTGTGCATGCAGTATTTCGCGTGGAGTATCGGGGTTTACGGTTTCGTGCTGTGGCTGCCGTCGATTATCCGCAGCGGTGGCGCAAACCTCGGCATGGTTGAAGTGGGCTGGCTGTCATCTGTGCCATATCTGGCCGCCACAGCGGCGATGATTCTGGTCTCCTGGGCTTCCGATAAAATGCAGAACCGTAAACTGTTTGTCTGGCCGCTGCTGCTGATTGCCGGTTTCGCCTTCATCGGTTCCTGGGCGGTGGGCGCAAACCACTTCTGGATTTCCTACACTCTGCTGGTTATCGCCGGTGCCGCAATGTACGCGCCGTATGGCCCGTTCTTTGCCATCATCCCGGAAATGCTTCCGCGCAACGTCGCTGGTGGCGCGATGGCCTTAATCAACAGTATGGGCGCGCTGGGCTCGTTCTTTGGCTCCTGGTTCGTCGGTTACCTCAACGGCGCGACCGGTTCGCCGTCTGCCTCTTACATTTTTATGGGGGTGGCGCTTTTCGCCTCGGTATGGCTTACTCTGATTGTTAAGCCTGCTAAGAATCAACAACTTCCCGTTGGCGCACGCCACGCTTAA
- the ghrB gene encoding glyoxylate/hydroxypyruvate reductase GhrB, which translates to MKPSIILYKALPDDLLHRLEAHFTVTQVPNLRPETVQQHAEVFANAVGLLGSSEAVNEALLEKMPKLRATSTVSVGYDNFDVDALNARNILLMHTPTVLTETVADTVMALVLSTARRVVEVADRVKAGEWKKSIGPDWFGTDVHHKTLGIVGMGRIGMALAQRAHCGFGIPILYNARRPHPQAEERFSARYCDLDTLLQESDFVCLILPLTDETHHLFGKEQFAKMKSSAIFINAGRGPVVDEQALIVALQAGEIHAAGLDVFEQEPLPVDSPLLTLPNVVALPHIGSATHETRFNMAACAVDNLIDALQGKVEKNCVNPQVLRK; encoded by the coding sequence ATGAAGCCGTCTATTATTCTCTACAAGGCACTGCCTGACGATTTACTGCATCGCCTGGAAGCCCACTTTACCGTTACGCAGGTGCCAAACCTGCGCCCGGAAACCGTCCAACAGCATGCAGAGGTGTTTGCTAACGCCGTCGGCCTGCTGGGCTCCAGCGAAGCCGTTAACGAAGCGCTGCTGGAGAAAATGCCGAAGCTGCGCGCGACCTCGACCGTTTCCGTGGGCTATGACAACTTTGATGTCGATGCCCTGAACGCGCGCAACATTCTGCTGATGCATACGCCCACCGTTCTGACGGAAACCGTGGCGGATACGGTGATGGCACTGGTGCTCAGTACCGCACGCCGGGTGGTGGAAGTCGCCGATCGCGTAAAAGCGGGAGAATGGAAAAAAAGTATCGGGCCGGACTGGTTCGGTACCGATGTGCACCATAAAACGCTGGGTATTGTCGGGATGGGCCGTATCGGCATGGCGCTGGCTCAGCGCGCGCACTGCGGTTTCGGCATACCGATTCTGTATAACGCACGCCGCCCGCATCCGCAGGCCGAAGAGCGTTTCAGCGCGCGTTACTGTGACCTCGACACGCTATTGCAGGAATCCGATTTCGTGTGCCTGATCCTGCCGCTCACCGACGAGACGCATCATCTATTCGGTAAAGAACAGTTCGCGAAGATGAAATCCTCCGCCATCTTTATCAACGCGGGGCGTGGCCCGGTGGTAGACGAACAGGCGCTCATTGTCGCGCTGCAGGCGGGTGAAATTCATGCCGCCGGGCTGGATGTCTTTGAGCAGGAGCCGCTGCCTGTCGATTCACCGCTGCTGACGCTGCCGAACGTCGTTGCGCTGCCGCATATCGGTTCTGCGACGCATGAGACGCGCTTTAACATGGCGGCCTGCGCGGTGGATAACCTGATTGATGCATTGCAGGGGAAGGTTGAGAAGAACTGCGTAAACCCGCAGGTGTTAAGGAAATAA
- a CDS encoding DUF3053 domain-containing protein, whose amino-acid sequence MATGKSCSRWFAPVAALLMVVSLSGCFDKEGDQRKAFVDFLQNTVMRGGERLPTLTADQKKQFGPFVSDYAVIYGYSQQVSQAMDAGLRPVVDSVNAIRVPQDYMTQREPLRQANGSLGVLSQQLENAKMQADAAHAALKQADDLKPVFDQVYSKVVTAPANAMQPLIPAAQIFTQQLVQVGDFVAQQGEQVSFVANGIQFPTSQQASQYNSLIGPLASQHQAFTQAWNAAVEATK is encoded by the coding sequence ATGGCGACAGGAAAGTCCTGCTCTCGCTGGTTTGCGCCTGTTGCGGCGTTGTTGATGGTTGTTAGCCTGAGTGGGTGTTTTGATAAAGAAGGCGACCAGCGCAAAGCGTTTGTCGATTTCCTGCAAAATACAGTGATGCGTGGTGGCGAACGTCTGCCAACGCTGACCGCTGACCAGAAAAAACAGTTTGGTCCTTTTGTCTCCGATTACGCCGTCATTTACGGCTATTCGCAGCAGGTGAGCCAGGCGATGGATGCGGGTCTGCGCCCGGTTGTCGATAGCGTTAACGCCATTCGCGTTCCGCAGGATTATATGACTCAGCGCGAGCCGCTGCGTCAGGCGAACGGTTCGTTGGGCGTACTGAGCCAGCAGCTGGAAAATGCGAAAATGCAGGCCGATGCGGCACATGCGGCGCTGAAACAGGCGGATGACCTGAAGCCGGTCTTTGATCAGGTGTACAGCAAAGTGGTGACGGCACCTGCAAATGCGATGCAACCGTTGATCCCGGCGGCGCAAATCTTCACGCAGCAGCTGGTCCAGGTCGGTGATTTTGTCGCGCAGCAGGGTGAGCAGGTGAGCTTCGTGGCGAACGGAATTCAGTTCCCGACCTCACAGCAGGCAAGCCAGTACAACTCGCTGATCGGCCCACTGGCCTCTCAGCATCAGGCATTTACTCAGGCCTGGAATGCGGCAGTCGAAGCGACGAAGTAA
- a CDS encoding MFS transporter: protein MTKTTTDIQTFINDHPFSKYQWMILALCFVTVAMDGFDTAIIGFIASDLVQEWGVQKSDLGPVMSAALVGLAVGALTAGPMADRIGRKKVLVLSILVFGGFSLITAFATNLTQLTLLRFLTGLGLGAAMPNAATLMSEYAPERRRALLVNLMFVGFPIGSSMGGFISAWLIPHYGWQSVLILGGVMPLALAVLLIFLLPESARYMVVKNQPQHKIAAILKRIAPVADNTSFVLQEAGQVKEKSALGVIFSPRYAVGTVMLCLTYFMGLLIFYLLTSWLPLLIRETGASLSQASVITALFPLGGGIGVLILGALMDKLNPNKVVAVGYVLTGVFVCLVGFSTNSLVLMGVMVFIAGTIMNGAQSSMPALAAGFYPTQGRATGVAWMLGLGRFGGILGAFSGAFLMQAELSFQTIFTLLAIPALVSALALLVKHIVSQRQMLKSEAETPALNRNTQKA from the coding sequence ATGACGAAGACAACCACGGATATTCAGACTTTTATCAACGATCATCCCTTTTCTAAATACCAGTGGATGATCCTCGCATTGTGCTTTGTGACCGTCGCCATGGACGGTTTCGATACTGCGATTATTGGCTTTATCGCTTCTGACCTGGTGCAGGAATGGGGCGTGCAGAAATCAGATCTCGGGCCGGTGATGAGCGCCGCGCTGGTTGGCCTGGCAGTGGGTGCATTAACGGCAGGCCCGATGGCGGACCGTATTGGCCGCAAGAAAGTGCTGGTGCTGTCGATTCTGGTTTTTGGCGGTTTTAGCCTGATTACCGCTTTTGCCACTAATCTCACCCAGCTTACGCTGCTGCGTTTCCTGACCGGGCTGGGGCTGGGCGCGGCGATGCCCAATGCCGCCACGCTGATGAGCGAATATGCGCCAGAGCGTCGTCGTGCGTTGCTGGTGAATCTGATGTTTGTGGGCTTCCCAATCGGCTCGTCGATGGGCGGGTTTATCTCAGCGTGGCTAATTCCTCACTACGGCTGGCAGAGCGTGCTGATCCTCGGCGGCGTCATGCCGCTGGCGCTGGCGGTACTACTGATTTTCCTGCTACCGGAATCTGCGCGCTATATGGTGGTCAAAAACCAGCCTCAGCACAAAATCGCCGCCATCCTCAAACGTATCGCCCCGGTGGCGGATAACACGAGTTTTGTCTTGCAGGAAGCCGGGCAGGTAAAAGAGAAATCGGCGCTGGGGGTGATTTTCTCGCCGCGCTACGCCGTCGGCACGGTGATGCTGTGCCTGACCTACTTCATGGGCCTGTTGATTTTCTATTTACTGACCAGCTGGCTACCGCTGTTAATTCGCGAAACCGGCGCATCGTTAAGCCAGGCGTCGGTTATCACCGCCCTCTTCCCGCTGGGTGGCGGCATTGGCGTACTTATCCTCGGCGCGCTGATGGATAAACTCAATCCCAATAAAGTGGTGGCGGTAGGCTACGTACTGACCGGCGTTTTTGTCTGTCTGGTTGGGTTCTCTACCAACAGCCTGGTGCTGATGGGCGTGATGGTCTTTATTGCCGGAACCATCATGAACGGCGCGCAATCGTCAATGCCGGCTCTCGCAGCGGGTTTCTACCCGACGCAGGGGCGTGCAACGGGCGTGGCATGGATGTTGGGGCTGGGCCGTTTCGGCGGCATTCTGGGCGCATTCAGCGGGGCGTTCCTGATGCAGGCGGAACTCTCCTTCCAGACCATTTTCACTCTGCTGGCCATTCCCGCCCTGGTGTCAGCGCTGGCGCTGCTGGTGAAACACATCGTCAGCCAGCGGCAAATGCTAAAAAGCGAAGCGGAAACGCCGGCATTGAACCGCAATACGCAGAAAGCCTGA